The Methanocella arvoryzae MRE50 DNA window TTGGGTGCTTACTTAAGCTATACGATAAAGAGGTAGTTTATATGACCGAGATTTCCAAGGCACCAATTTCCAGGCTGTTAAGCGAGGCGGGCGGCGAAAGGATCTCTGCAGAGGCCGTCGACGAGATGGTAAAATATACCGAGGACTACGTCCTGAAGATCGGCCGCGAGGCGAGCAAGCTGTGCGCGCACGCAGGCAGGAAGACTATCAAGGCCGAAGACATTAAGCTGGCTGTAGAGCGGCTTAACCTTTAATCTATTTTATCCGATACCCTTCAGGGGCTATCACCCTTTTCTGAGCCTTCTCCAAAGCCCACGGCCTGAACGCCAGTTATTTATCGGCTTGCTTATCGGTTAAGCTTTTAAATATAGACATACAAAATGCCATCATTTAACGTGGTCATTATGAGAGAAGTACTGGAGCTACTGGAGAAGGACGCAAGACTTTCTCCCAAAGATATCGCTGCGCAGACGGGCTTAGACGAGAACGAAGTAGCCAACTTCATCAAGGCCATGGAAGCCAGAGGTATTATCAAGCGGTACAAGACCGTCATCGACTGGGAAAAGTTCGGGGACGACTCTGTGTACGCCATCATCGAAGTCTCGGTTTCGCTGGAGCGGGGCGTAGGCTATGAGACGATCGCCGAGCGTATCTCCAGGTTCCCGGAAGTGGTCACCTGCATGCTGGTTTCCGGCGACCACGACCTCCACTTAGTGATCAAGGGCAGGACGATGAAAGAAGTAGCCTTCTTCGTCGCCGAGAAGATAGCGCCGCTGAACCAGGTCCAGCACACAGCCACGCATTTCATGCTGCGGGCTTATAAGACCGAGGGCGAGATCATGTTCGACAAAGAAGAAGATACCAGGCTGGTCGTCCACCCATGAAGATCTCCAACAAGGTCAGAAACCTGCCCCCCTCGGGCATCCGGAAATTTTTCGACATCGCTTCAGGGATACCAGACGCCATCTCACTGGGTGTGGGCGAGCCCGACTTCGTGACGCCCTGGAGGGTGAGGGAAGCGTCCATCTACGGGCTGGAGCGGGGCTACACCACGTACACGTCCAACTGGGGCCTTTTAGAGTTAAGGGAACAAATCTCTAAATACATCTATGACGGAGCCGGCGTCGACTACAGCCCAAAGAATGAGGTGCTGGTCACCACTGGAGTGAGCGAGGGCATCGACCTCGCCGTCAGGGCGATCACCGACCCCGGGGACGAGATCCTCGTCGTCGAGCCCAGCTATGTATCCTACAAGCCGTGCGTCATCATGGCCGGGGGCAAGCCGGTCGTCGTGAACACCACGGTCGACAACGACTTCAGGGTCACCAGAGAAGACTTAGAGGCGAAGATCACCGATCGCACCACCGCCATCATCATGAGCTACCCGAACAACCCCACGGGCGCAATCATGCCGAAGAAGTACCTCGAAGAGGTCGCTGACGTGGCCATCGAGCACGATCTCATGGTACTGTCGGACGAGGTCTACGAGAAGATGACCTACGAGGGCACCCACACGTCCATCGCCTCGCTCGAAGGGATGCGGGACAACACCATCCTCTTAAACGGCTTCAGCAAGGCCTTCGCCATGACCGGGTGGAGGCTGGGCTTCGCATGCGGCAACCCCGACGTCATCGAAGCCATGATGAAGGTGCACCAGTACACCATGCTCTGCGCACCGATCAATGCACAGATGGCGGCCATCGAGGCGCTCAAGAGCGGCCAGGACGACATGCAGGAAATGATCAAGGAGTACGACCGCCGCAGGCGCGTCATCGTGAAAGGGTTTAATGACATGGGCCTCGACTGCTTCGAGCCGAAAGGCGCTTTCTACGCATTCCCCTCGATCAAGAAGACGGGCCTTACCGACACCGAATTCTCAGAGCGGCTTGTCTTCGAGAAGCACGTCATCGCCGTCCCCGGCAGCGTGTTCGGAGAGACTGGAGTTGGCCACCTGAGAT harbors:
- a CDS encoding Lrp/AsnC family transcriptional regulator, giving the protein MREVLELLEKDARLSPKDIAAQTGLDENEVANFIKAMEARGIIKRYKTVIDWEKFGDDSVYAIIEVSVSLERGVGYETIAERISRFPEVVTCMLVSGDHDLHLVIKGRTMKEVAFFVAEKIAPLNQVQHTATHFMLRAYKTEGEIMFDKEEDTRLVVHP
- a CDS encoding histone family protein, which produces MTEISKAPISRLLSEAGGERISAEAVDEMVKYTEDYVLKIGREASKLCAHAGRKTIKAEDIKLAVERLNL
- a CDS encoding aminotransferase class I/II-fold pyridoxal phosphate-dependent enzyme, with product MKISNKVRNLPPSGIRKFFDIASGIPDAISLGVGEPDFVTPWRVREASIYGLERGYTTYTSNWGLLELREQISKYIYDGAGVDYSPKNEVLVTTGVSEGIDLAVRAITDPGDEILVVEPSYVSYKPCVIMAGGKPVVVNTTVDNDFRVTREDLEAKITDRTTAIIMSYPNNPTGAIMPKKYLEEVADVAIEHDLMVLSDEVYEKMTYEGTHTSIASLEGMRDNTILLNGFSKAFAMTGWRLGFACGNPDVIEAMMKVHQYTMLCAPINAQMAAIEALKSGQDDMQEMIKEYDRRRRVIVKGFNDMGLDCFEPKGAFYAFPSIKKTGLTDTEFSERLVFEKHVIAVPGSVFGETGVGHLRCSYATNMEQIKEALDRIAEFLQELEREQAPKIKTRT